Part of the Vigna unguiculata cultivar IT97K-499-35 chromosome 3, ASM411807v1, whole genome shotgun sequence genome, gtgtcttgcttctttcttctctctcataatctttcttgattgatttaaacagtccattaacccaaaactgcgaaattgattaattgagctttaaaacctaaagatttattcaagattcatcttaaaccatataaaagctTGTTAATAAATTCAGATTCCTTTGTAgttaagataattagacagttgtggttaagataattagacagatctgttttTAACATTTACAAAATTCTACATTTTAATtacacattatttaaaaaatttgatcaactaataaaatataatggaTTAACATCTGTTATGGTTGTCAGAATAtcgaaaataacaataaataactctACCATAGATAGATGTTTATGATTCCAGCTGGTAAATTAATAAAGATGACTTGTTCTTTAAATGTCTTTATATTATATCGTAGAATTTGCCactacaaataaatttattaggatagttttcttatatatatatatatatatatatatatatttattgtaattacGTTTTCGCTgcacttttatttgttttctttataaatacaaaatatgtaTATTCAATTATCTGTTTTCTTTATCGTTACTTTATGATCCATGTTCTCTGTTTTCCTTACAGACATAATcatgtaatttattttgaagttgcaaaattataattgtgatgttctattattaaattaatgagAAAATATAGTAACAGTATAAGCTAagatattttgaattgaataaagGTGGGAGTGGAGTTACCTGGGTTGGATATGGTGGTGGGGCTAACAATGTCGCTATGTGAAGAGGGACAGTTTCTCTGAAAACGACCACTGGTTTCTTGGTTGTGTTGTGTTGCGTTTTTCATAAGGTCGAGATACCTATGTAATTATATGATCCTGGGTAATAGATTTATTCAATGTAGATAATGCATTTTGGTTTCTATTTACCAATCGCAATTGTACATTCTATATGAAACCTatattggttaaaaaaaaagagacttTTCTgtgtaaacaaatatttttaatttgaatatttgtttgtaCTTTTGCCGAACATTTGTAACCTTAAGAATCTATGTTGTCTTACGAGACTCTTAAGTtagaatctattatttttaacgAATAATAGATATAGGTTTGTATAAAACTATTCTGGATACACTTGCTTAAACTCATCCTATCATATCAAGATGAAGTTGGTAGGAAATAAACttgagaataataaaataatgaaggaGGAGACAATAAAATAGTGAGGGAGAAGACAATGACACCTGCAATATAATTCAGCATTAAATTTGATCAATGACACTAACACTTTGATAAAGAAGCAGGATTTCATTTCGATATCTTTTGAGAGGTGAATATTGAGAAGTCTACAATAGAATCAAATTTTCACACTTTTATTTAGCAGTTTTTCAAACTCCAATACTATCAATGGAAGGGATGTGATTAGTTGTAAACAACTTTTATGAATGCTAAAAGAAACTATTTTTGAAGTGGTTTTACCCGTTTTGCTACCTAGAACAATACTAGCTTGAAGGTAAcgcaacaaaaaatataaagctatttaaaataatatttctaagTTTGTCTCGATTCCTATATGGAAAGATTATCTCTCCTTGTCCTATGATTACagtataaatataacatttaaacaaaaaaatgagtttagaatatatatatatatatatatatatatatatatatatatatatatatatatatatactcattaCCCACAAGTATTCATTTGCTATCCGAATTTTATTCGCGGATACGGATTTTTTGACATCCATATATATATGGCTGTAAAAAAAGTCCGTATCTTTTGCGAATAAAATTTGGATAGCAAATAGATACCCGTGGATAATGGgtacatgtattttttatacctgcATGTTACGAGTaagggtatcatagtatccgtacccctAGATACTCGTACACGCtatatgtaacatccctaaggaatattacttaaataaataataaaagaaaatattgaatatcaaaagtcgaaatataattattcccaaacgcggggaaaatttaaaatattaaaacacacgccaaaacttataacataaataacaaaaatgttacaagttccaaaattcTTATTCATAAATgaagacataataaaatatatatgaaaatctcctagctctaatccccaagctagccctcactccgtcgcctgagcatcacctgtatcaacatctgccccgtgtaacgaatcacacgatcatcgtcatACACAAACAAAAATGGTGAGCtgagaatataaaaataacatatataaaatatgcaagataaatcatacacccatcttattcactctacttagttcttggccaagaccttaaccccaagactttACAATCTTAAAATCACACAaaatggttagccttggactcgggagtATGATGCTCACAttaacctgcccgctcgtggtcctgcctctacgaacctccccgttcgtagtcttgctctacgaacctccccgctcgtagtcctgttCTACAGATCTACCcgtccgtagtccaacacatgtgatccacaaaccccgtacctccccgcacgtggcatctctcaaacgtgagcacggaacatacgaacctacctcgcttgTATCCCCAcgcgagagtaactggatatgaacctccccgctcatatcatcacatgttatccaccatccatgaacctacccactcatggcacaacatctcccgatccaagtacAACATCATTGCTTAAACGCAACACAACACAAGTCAACGTCTGCAGGATTTTCGCCCGGCGCAGCATCAAACGACGCCAGGCGGAACAGGTCCAGACTGCCTGGCGGGACAGTCCCCTTCGCCAGGCGCCCGATTTGCACGCAAAGCCTCTGTTCTCGTCGTTATAGCTTGGTGGGTTACCTCTTTGTCGCCAGACGCCGTTCTCACACAGACCCACTGTTGTGGTGTGTACCGCTTGGGCGGCCACACTCTGCCGCCAGGCGCACTCGTGACAGTGTCCCTCCCAAGGTACGCTTATCGCCTGGCGCGCACACCCGTGCGACTAGGCGCCATGTCAATAGCAGAACTTTACTGGTTTTTAACACCTCAATTAGTCTGATTCGAAGTATAACCTAATTCCAAGCGCCCAAATAAGGAATTCCCAAAACAGACTCACAAATCTACCAAACAGCCCTGTTACGctgctaccgcctggcggccaatAAGATGTCGCTAGGCGGCATACCAGATTATGGGTATAGacccaaattttttttcacctaCGTTTCCCTTCCTGATTCCATGGTTCTGTTGTCTCGAGCACTACAACCCAACATTTTACAATGCAATATTTCTACAGTCCAACACTTCCAATAATACTCAAGGATCATTAATTTGACTCGGTAGAGGGATTACCTGTTCTTAACATGGACCCCTCATGTTCCCGTCTCCATTGTTAATAATAGTCAGACCATACGAACAATATCATAGCATAACTCAATCAAACAGCCGAATCAAAGACGAACAGAAACATCAACATATTACAAAAATTcaccaaaacaacaaaacagTATCAGACCTCATGCTCCGCCTGGCGGATTTTAGCCCATTGCCAGGCAACTCGTGCCAAAACCCAGAATTTGGGTGAAATATTatgccgcctggcgggcatgcatgcccgccaggcggtttctgggcagaacccCATAATTTGTAGAAACAACGCAATTAGACGATAATTCATtcaattatgatcatcccaaagCATAATACAGTGATTACAATTAAAAACACACataaacaactccccttacctggatttcTTGCTCCAAATTCGAAATTGATGTGTTCCTAACCCAAAATCACCCTTGTCCTTTGCTTGCACTCTAACAATGATTTGCACTCCAATTCTTTGCTCCCCACGGTACTAATTTCTTCTGGAAAAACTCTACCAACCCTCACACGCACATTCCAGCCCTCTTTTCTCTAATTCCTTTCTCTCTCAAAATTAACTCTCTCTTAATTACCCCTTAAGTCATTAAAAcgaattttactttaaaatggaGATTAAGGTTGATTAATGGTAAATAACCCAGTGTTTTCCAGCCCTTAAGTTACCTCTCTATTGGCCGCTAGGGTTTTtaaaccctttcatattcatgccaaaaggaaaatttggcaaaaacagagttaattagttctcaacaaggtttgaacccacaacccatCAATTACCAACTCAATGCACCAccaaattaatcaatttatatttatgataattcGTACAATTTTAGGATTCTATTATCACGCCAAGCATTCAAgtatatcatcaaaataatacataaattaaaataacatacaattggcatacaaaggacttgaacccaagttctctcacacaattaagtactctgaaccacttgagctagtacttttccacatcatagctctctgcattaaatgccttaaaaaCTTCTattacctgcatttattaaacaattatttaactactatttaattttctcgggttttacattccccccacctttaaagattttcgtcctcgaaaataggaCTTAATAGGAAATAAGTGCGGATAGGGTTGCCTcatgagatcctccatctcccaggtcatctcCTGAGTAGCCTCATCCCATAGCACTTTCACAGTCCTGATCTCCTTCCCTCGCAGCTTCTTCACTTACGAGTTTAGAATCCGCATCGGTCTGGTGTTCACCGTCAAGTCTTCCCGGATCTGGATATCGTCTGATCCCAGTACATGAGATGGATCTGCTATGTATTTCCTCAATTGAGAAACGTGAAATACATTATGCAGATTCGCCAAGTGCAGTGGCATGGCGATCTCATAAGCTGCAGCGCCAATTCTCCTCAAAATTTGATAAGGCTCAACAAACCTCGGAGTTAACTTCCTTGATTTGATGGCCCTTCCAATACCTGCCATCGGTGTCACTCTAAGGAATACATGATCCCCAGCTTCAAACTCTAATGGTCGCCTCCTCTTATCTGTGTATGACTTTTGTCTGCTCTGAGTAGCTCTCATTCTCTCCTGAATTATCTTGACTTTCTCAGAAGTCTGCTGCAGAAATTCTGGACCCAATACCAGGGATTCACCATCCTAGTTCCAACATAGTGGTGTCCTACATCATCGCCCATACAAGGTCTCATATGGTGCCATGCCTATACTGGAGTGGTAGTTGTTATTGTACATGAACTCCACCAATGGAAGCATCTCACTCCAGCCTCCTATATCATCCAACACACAAGCTTGTAATAAATCCTCCAAAGACTGGATCATTCGCTCTGATTGCCCATCAGTCTATGGATGATATGCggaactcatcctcaactggGTCCCTAACGCTGCCTGTAGAGACTGCAAAAAACGAGACGTGAATCTCGGGTCTCTGTTCGATACTATGCTAGCTGGCACACCATGCAACCTGACCACTTCTCACACATACAACTCGACCAATTTATCCAATGACCACTTCTGATTAATGGCGAGAAAATGGGTACACTTTCTCAACCTGCCCACTATTACCCAGATTGAGTCATGCGCTTTAACAGACCTCGACAAATGAGTCACGAAGTCCATGACaatactatcccatttccattgAGGGATGTCCAACGACTCTAGGGTACCCCCTGGTTGCTGATGTTCAATCTTGGCCTTCTGACATACCAAGCACAATGCTATGAAGTCAGCAATATCGGTTTTCATCCCATTCCACCAAAAGGACTGTTTTAGAtcctgatacatcttagtcatacttgggtgtatgctaagacgacttttaTGTCTTTCTTCCATGATCTGTTTTCTCAATCTCCAATTCCTAGGTACACATACTTTGTCGTGGAATCGCAGGATACCATTTGATCCCATCCTGTAATCTTTTCCTTTCTCAGTCCCTATCTCGCGCACAAACTGTTGTAGCTCAGCATCATTCTTTTGCCGATCCCGGTCAGTGTCAGAACACTACATTTGATGGAATCCTCACCCAACTGTATACCCAGGTTCATATCCCTGAGCTTCTCAATCAATTCCAGCTATTTCACCATCATACCCGAGATATGCATCCTTTTCTGACTCAAGGCGTCTGCAACAACATTTGCTTTACCAGGATGGTAAAGCAACTCAAAATCATAGTCCTTGAGATACTCCATCCAGCACCGCTGTCTCATATTCAACTCCTTCTGATTAAACATGTATTTCAGGCTTTTGTGATCACTGAAAACCTGGAACTGGGAGCCATACAAGTAGTGTCTCCATGTCTTGAGAGCAAACACTAAAACGGCCAACTCTAAGTCATGGGTAGGGTAGTTTTTCTCGTGCACCTTTAACTGTCTAAAAGCATAGGCTACTGGCCTCTTCTCCTGCATCAGTACATAGCCCAAACCCTAGTAGGATGCATTGCAGTATATCTCAAACTTCTTACTGGTATCTAGAATAACAAGTATTGGAGTTGTGGTCAACCTCCTCTTCATCTCTCCGAAGCACTCTTCGCATTTATCAGTCCAGGAGAAGGGTTGATCTTTTCTAGTGAGCTGAGTTAATGGACTCACCATTTTAGAGAACCCCTCTAAATACCTTCTATAGTACCCTGCTAGCCCCAAAAAGCTTCTGACTTCTGTTACTGTCTGAGGTCTCTCCCACTTCAGAACTGTCTCAATCTTACTCGGGTCTACTGCAATACCCTGGGAAGAGATAACATGCCCCAGAAATTGTACCTCTCCTAACCAGAATTCACATTTGGACAGTTTATCGTAGAGCTGATGTTCTCTAAGCACTTCTAGTACAACCCTCAAATGACCTGCATGCTCCTCCTTATTCTGAGAGTATATGAGAATATCATCTATAAACACCACCATAAACTTGTCCAAATAAGGGCAGAAAATttggttcatataatccatgaagacAGCTGAAGCATTGGTCACTCCAAATGGCATCACAACATATTCATAATGCTCATATCTCGATCGGAAGGGTGTCTTCTGAACGTCCTCTAgcttgactaagatctgatgatagccaGACCTTAAGTCGATCTTAGAGAACACACCTGCCCCCTCTCAGTTGATCGAGCAAATCATCAATCCTCGGTAGTGGGCACTTGTTCTTTATCGTCAATTTATTCAACAGCCGATAATCAACGCACAATCgagaactcccatccttcttctttactaaTAACACCAGAGCTCCCCACGGTGATGCACTAGGTCGGATGAATTTCTTCTCTAGCAAATCCTCGATCTTCTTTTTCAACTCTGCTAGTTCTGTTGGTGCCATTATGTACGTTGCTGCCGACACTGGACCCGCTCCAGGGATTAGATCAATTGAGAAATCTATGTTCTTGCAGGGTGGCAACTCGGGTATCTCGTATGGAAATACGTCGGCATGTTCATCTACCACTGGTATTCTACTAATCTGCTCTTTAATgcttatcttcttctcttgggcCATTATCACAAAGCAAGTAGATCCTTGCTTCATCTCTTTTACTGCCTCTTGTGATTTCACCAACTCTTTTCCCTCAGTTTCTGGAAATACAATTAtgcgccgtccacaatcaatCACCACATGGTTGATAGATAGCCAGTCCATTTCCAATATAACCTCCAATCCCTCCAAAGGCAACCAAACGAGATTCACCTAGAAGCGTCTGCCCTCTACCTCCATCAAGCATCCAACACAAGCTGAATTTGTTGAAACCGGTCCAGATGCTGGTGTCGAGACTATCAACTCACATCCTAGGTCACGAGTAGATAACCCCAGTTTCTCCACACAATCATGGGATATGAAGGAGTGTGAAGCTCCTGAGTCAAAAAGCACTAACACACTATTACCAAACAATAAACAATAATCTAGGATGAGATTACCTGACCGGGTAGCCTTAGTGTTGGTCATGGCGAAAACCCGGCCTGCTGCTCTCGGCCTATCCGAAGACGGTGGCTGTGATCGAGATCCGGGTCACactctaccgccaggcgcactCGTGACAGTGTCCCTCCCAAGGTACGCTTATCGCCTAGCGCGCACACCCGTGTGACCAGGCGCCAAGTCAGTAGCAGAACTTTACTGGTTTTTAGCACCTCAATTAGTCTGATTCGAAGTATAACCCAATTCCAAACGCCCATATAAGGACTCCGCTATCAAATCCACATTATGGTTAATCTACAACTATCATATGTATCAAGTACCTATACTTTATAATGGTCAATCCAGCCATTCAAGTTTTCTCAATTAACAAGAGCATCATCAAAGTATAGCAACTCCATCCATACCCATGACAACAGCTAACATTTCAATACCTTTAATCACACCCCAAAATGTACTACATTGTAAGAACCAGAACTTTCATTTCAATAGTCTTAAGATATCTTACCTATCATTCTTCGTGGATAACCATGCGTAACAACATCTTTCCTCCTCTTAGTGTAAGCTCCCTTCTATAGATAGACATTGCTAACTTATTACTACATACCAACCCCAACAAAATTGTCCATCTTTATTTTATGCTTAATGGTTCGTCCACTTTCATAATAACCAACACTTATTTATTTTCCAATCCCCATATCACTGCCTCACCAAAGAACTCGTGATTCACACTCTATACCTGCAGAATTCTTGTTTAACTCATAACCAATTTCTAATGTCTCACCTCTATTTCTTACCTCAACcaattattattaatcaatCATTCCAAAATCCCTATTTTAATCGTCTTTTCATGCCCAATTCCATCACTACTCATTCACAGATAATTTCTTCCCAAAACAGACACACAAATCTACCAAACGGCCCTGTTACGCTGCTACCGCCTGACGACCAATAagatgccgccaggcggcatacCAGATTATGGGTATAGACCCAAATTTTTTGCACCTGCGTTCCCTTTCCTGATTCCATGGTTCTGCTGTCTCGAGCACTACAATCCAACATTTTACAATGCAATATTTCTACAGTCCAACACTTCCAATCATACTCAAGGATCATTAATTCGACTTGGTAGAGGGATTACCTATTCTTAACATGGAGCTCTCATGTCCCCATCTCCATTGTTAATAATAGTCAGACCATACGAACAATATCATAGCATAACCCAATCAAACAGCCGAACCAAAGACGAACAGAAACATCAACATATTACAAAAATTGaccaaaacaacaaaacagTGTCAGACTTCGTGCTCCGCCTAGCGGATTTTAGCCCATTGCTAGGCAACTCGTGCCAAAACCCAGAATTTGGGTGAAATGTTGTTGTGCCGCTTGGCAGCATATGCATtctcgccaggcggtttctgggcagaacccCATAATTTGCAGAAACAACGCAATTAGACGAGAGTTCATgcaattatgatcatcccaaagCATAATACAATGATTACAATTAAAAACACACATAAataactccccttacctggattccttgctccaaATTCAAAATTGATGTGTTCTTGACCCAAAATCACCCTTGTCCTTTGCTTGCACTCTAACAATGATTTACACTCCAATTCTTTGCTCCCCACAGTACTAATTTCTTCTGGAAAAACTCTGCCAACCCTCACACGCACATTCCAGCCCTCTTTTCTCTAATTCCTTTCTCTCTCAAAATTAACTCTTTCTTAATTACCCCTTAAGTCATTAAAAcgaattttactttaaaatggaGATTAAGGCTGATTAATTTTTCTCTAATTCCTTTCTCTCTCAAAATTAACTCTTTCTTAATTACCCCTTAAGTCATTAAAAcgaattttactttaaaatggaGATTAAGGCTGATTAATGGTAAATAACCCAGTGTTTTCCAGCCCTTAAGTTACCTCTCTATTGGCCACTAGGGTTTCtaaaccctttcatattcatgccaaaaggaaaatttggcaaaaacagagttaattagttctcaacaaggtttgaacccacaacccatCAATTACCAACTCAATGCACCAccaaattaatcaatttatatttgGAATAATTCGTACAATTTTAGGATTCTATTATCACGCCAAGCATTCAAGTATATCatcaaaataacacataaattaaaataacatacaattgacatacaaaggacttgaacccaagttctctcacacaattaagtactctgaaccacttgagctagtactttttcacatcatagcTCTCTGCATTGAATGCCTTAAAAACttctattacccgcatttattaaataattatttaactactatttaattttctcgggtcttacactatACTCTAacttaaattaagaaataaagaaaatgattaaaatattaacacattgattttgaatgagttattttttgtcaattggttttaaaaaaattacatttctttgtaaactatcattcaacactatttaaatgagttatttagcttttatttgaaatatatgaatattatatattgtagtttatttgaatttatagttaaatattttaattttttttagtaaatacccgtggatatccatggatattaaaaaatatgtgggTACTTGCACAATGAATATTCATATAACGAATACCCGCACAAATATGGAAACGGGTACAGAGCAGATATTTATGTAGCGAATAGaaattatctatttaattattcattttctaaGTTCATCGTCTctcaaaaattttcttttatattatctttttcctctttctaAACTTTCTATTAGAatattctttatcttttttaacAACAAACCTCTCTTTCACAACTTCAAGAGTGACcttttatataagttgtttATGTATAATTACGTAGATTTTATACATGTAAATGTCATCGATATAATAAGTTGAACACTTTTTTATGATAGTTGTGAAACCAATGTAACATGGAGCAATATTGGAATGTGTATTGGCATAATCGATATAGTATATGTccattaaaagtattaaaaaaatgttgaaggACATATTATATTGATTGTTAACAACCGGTGTAATATGTGTTaggttaatgaaaaaaatatgtatattacaAGAATATATCAAGCTTAAAATCTTGCTCAAACCGCAATGACACTGTTTGGGGTGCAATGAGTAGAGGTGTGGTGACATTGTGCAAAAACAAAGGTGTGGTGGTGCATTGTTGGTGGTATTGCAGTTAGGGTGTCACGAGAATCATTAGCGATAATTGAGGTCCAAAACATATGGTAG contains:
- the LOC114175203 gene encoding uncharacterized protein LOC114175203: MPFGVTNASAVFMDYMNQIFCPYLDKFMVVFIDDILIYSQNKEEHAGHLRVVLEVLREHQLYDKLSKCEFWLGEVQFLGHVISSQGIAVDPSKIETVLKWERPQTVTEVRSFLGLAGYYRRYLEGFSKMVSPLTQLTRKDQPFSWTDKCEECFGEMKRRLTTTPILVILDTSKKFEIYCNASY